TACGGCGGGTGTCGAACACTGTGCTACTCAGCGCAGCTCCGCCAGGTGCTTGGGCAGCTTAGCGTTTTAGAGGTATACGACGCTATAGATACGACTATGGACGCCACGCCCCCCAGGCTCCCGGCCGCTGTCGCCGCGCTCACACAGCGCCGGGGCCGTGGCAGAACTGGGGCCTGGCACAGCCCTCGGGGCGGCGCATGGATAACGGTATTCCTCAACGCACCGCCCGACCCCAGGCTCCCCACAGCTGTTGGGGGCTACCTCGCAGGGCTCCTCGAGGAGTTCCTATGCGGCGCCGTACACCTCACCGTCAAATGGCCAAACGACGTCTACGCGGGCGGGAGGAAGCTCGCCGGCATCCTGGTCGAGCACCGTGCGGGAATGCTACGGGTGGGCGTGGGGGTGAACGTCTACAACGAGCCGCCGCCGGGCGCGACGTCGCTAGCCCAGCTGGGCTACGGGGGTCCGCTAGCGCTGGTCTACGCCGCCATCATAGAGGCTGTTATGAGGGCTGCGGAGGACCCCGCAGGCGGCGTCGCGGAGGCTGCCGCCAGGGACATGCTCTGGGGCTGCAGGGTAGCCATAGAATCCCCCGAGGGGCTCGTCGAGGGAGTAGCCAGAGGCATCACTAGCAGTGGAGCCCTACTCGTCGAGACGGGTGAGGGGACCGTGGAGCTGGCGTGCTGCCACGTAAAAGCCTGGAGCTGCAGTAACACCAGGCCAGCCACCAAGTCAAGCCCGGCGGGAGGAGACTAGCCCCGGGATGGCCCGGCCTTGATACTCTCAGACCGCGACATAGCATGGTACATCGAGAAGGGCCTCCTCCGGATAGACCCACTACTAGACGACACGATAAGGGAGAACGGCGTGGACCTGCGCCTGGATAGCGAGTTCTGCCGCTTCAACCCAGACGCCCCCGAGCTAGACACGAGAAAACCATTCAACAGGGAAATCTACTACAACTGCGTGAAGGTAGACCCCGAGCAGGGCTTCACAGTAAAACCCTACGAGCACGTACTAGCCACCACAATGGAGACAGTCTGCCTACCCGACGACCTCGTAGGCCTAGTAAACGTGAGAAGCACCTTCGCCAGATACGGCATATTCGTCCCCCCAACCGTAATAGACGCCGGGTTCTGCGGACAGATAACAATCGAGATCATAGGCTCCGCCTACCCCGTAAGACTATACCCGGGCCAACGCTTCCTCCACGTAGTCTTCGTCCGCACAACAAGCCCAGTAGCAAACCCCTACCACGGCAAATACCAGGGACAAAGAGGCGTAACACCACCACGACCAGACTAGACAAAGCGAAGCTTCGAAACAATCCCATACATAATGCCTAGCTGATTTCCCGCAATTACACTCAGTTTTGCAAATCGCAGGCACAAACATGATCAAATATGCTAAGCTCATCGAAAGAATTATACTAGCTACTCACCCTGCTAGCTTGCCTAGTAACAACCCTAACTCTCCCCTAGCTAGCTATACACAGTCTCGCCTGCTCGTGAATCTGCACTGAAGCACTCACAGTCCCACCTAGACACTAACGACGCGACAGAGGACCTCGCACCAACACTGCAACCCAAATAACCCCCACCCAAACACGATACAACAATACAACACGGCCAGACGGGGCCGTCGTCTAGCCTGGCAGGATGCCAGCCTGGGGACGCACCCCGCCGCCCGAAAGGGCGGGCGCCAGAGCGCTGGTGGTCCCGGGTTCAAATCCCGGCGGCCCCACCATTACTTCTCCCTAATCGCGTCCTGGCTGGCCATTGCTGCTCCCATTTTGGATGCTGAGCGTGTCTCTGCTTCTGGGTTGTGGCACGAGGGTGCTTGGCGGGTGTAGGAAGCGTGATGGTATTGCTTTGAGCCCTTGTTTGCACGGGGCTGTTTCCATGTCCTCGTCGGGGATTTCGACTATGTCTAACTTGCTGCGCCTACGCGATTGGTGCTGGCGGGCATAGGGGTTTCGGAACTCTTTTTCGAACAGGGAAACAGCTACTACGTAGAAGTCTTTTTAAACAAGTGTTAAGTATTGGTAGGGTATGGTGAGGGGTTCTTGGCTGTCAAGCCTTTCGGGGAGATCATATATTCTCAGGAGAGGGCTAGCGGCGAGGCCATAAGCAAGGTTGAGACTCATACCCCGAGGATTGAAGCGCCTGACACTGTGAAGGCTGGTGAGCCTTTCCAGGTTCGGATAAGGGTTGGCCCGCATCCCAGCAAGGTTGAGCACTCTATAAGGTGGATAGAGGTCTACTTCTACGAGGAGGGTAGGCCGTACAACCCGATACACCTGGCGAGGATAGACCTGGCACCGGAGTATGCCGAGCCCGACGTGACGCTGACGCTCCGGCTGAAGAGGGGTGGCGTAATCTACGTACTGGAGTACTGCAACCTCCACGGCGTGTGGGAGGCCCGGAAGGAGGTTAAGGTGGAGAGCTAACCCCCACGGCTCAGCTGCGGCATAAGCGTCCGCCTCCGCCCCTGCTTCTTTTCCCCCCTCGGGGGCTCGAGTGAAGCGTTAGGGTTTCTCCCTGGCATGGTTTCTCTGGGTATTCGCTTCGCTGTTATCGGTCCTGTAGTGGGCCTGGTCGCCTGTAGAGTTAGGCTTAACCGTTACGATGCCTTCGCGTTTCTTGATGGTGCGTAGCAAGGGATGGCTACAAGGGTTATAAGGATGAATGTGGCTGCGCTAAGCCTGTACTCGCTGTTCCGTGGATTTAGTGTTAGTGGCTACCAGGTATTGTTCTCCGCCTACATGAGGTCTCTAGGCTACAGCATGACGAGTATCGGTGGAGCAGTCACGGTATCCTCTCTCGCTGGCGCACTGCTGGCGCCTGGTTTCGGCGCAGTAATAGAATGCTACGGCGCGAGGCTTACGACAACCCTTACGGGCCTCATGCTGGTGGTTTCACTCCTACTACTCTCCATACCCGAGCCGGGCTACGCAGCCTTCGTAGCCTCCTACGTGCTATACATGCTCGCCTTCAGCCTAGGGCAGCCGGCTCGCTCAACACTCCTAGCGAAGAGTGTACCCGGGGAACTACACGGCTACTACACCGGCGTAACCATGGCTGTATTCGCCACTGCACGCATAGTCGGACCCCTCACCGCCGGCTGGCTAGCAGCTCGAGCCGGCTACCCTCAAGCCTTCACTGTGCTCACCCTCTCAGCCGCAGTCGGGGTCACAGTGTTCCACATCCTCTCCATGGAGCCTAGCGAGCCAGCCTGCAAGAACACGCTTCAGAAGCTCCGGAGCGCCTACACCAGCGCCCTCAAGCCGCACAAGGAGCTGCGTAGGCTCTACCCCCTACTAGTCGTGGACCGGAGCGGCTGGAGCCTCTGGTTCCCCCTGCTAAGCGCCCAGCTTAAAGCAGTAGGTTACACCGAGGACCAGATAGGCGCCCTCTACACGGCCTCAAGCCTCCTACAAGCCACAACAAGCATGGTATGGGGAAGGCTTACAGACCGACTAGGCCCTGCCAAGACCGTAGCATCATCAGAACTCCTCGGCGCTGCAGCACTGCCGCTTCTCGCAAACCCCCACCCATGGATAAACGCCGCAGCAGGAATGGCCCTCATCGGCCTATCAATAGCAGCATGGGTACCCGCATACAACAAGCTGGTAGCCCAGCTGGCAAGAGGAAACCTAGGCGAAGCATACGCAAACGCAAACGCGGTGAGAAGCCTCGCAGGAACACCCACACCCACCATAGGCGGCATAATCTACGAAACACTGGGCCCCGCAGCACTATATACGCTATCAGCCACACTGCTAACCACATCAGCGGCATACGCCCTCAAAACACTAGACACCAAGACAACAAAATAATACCCACCTAAACACACCAACACCCAGCACGGCGGGCCCCGGCCACCCCAAAAACCTGGACTAGGATGGGCCCGTAGCTCAGCCAGGACAGAGCGCCGGCCTCCGGAGCCGGAGGTCCCGGGTTCAAATCCCGGCGGGCCCGCCACAAGCACATCTAAACCTTCACTAAATCACGCTGGGAATATGTCGGTTTCCGAATGTTGCATCCCCACGTCGCCACCATGCAACATATATCCGCTAATCACTCCTGATACACTCCCGGGGATCCCCGAGCTTGAGCCCCCCGAATGATGGGCAGGCAATCCCGGCCGGGGAGCCTTGGTGAAGCCTTGTAGACCCCTCCAAGCTGGACCAGGAGCTTAGGAGGAGGCTCCTCGAGAGGCTTGTCAAAAAGCTCGGAGTCAAGGGAGCCTCCGAACTGCTGGGCGTGGACCGGACGCTCATATACCGCATGAGGAAGGGCAAGGTAGCCGTGGGAGACCACCACGTCCCCAGGATCCTCAGCGGGCTAAGCCAGGAGGAGTTCGAGGAGGAATTAACCCTTGGAGAGAAGCTCGAGTCCCTAGGGATAATAAGCGAGGACAAGGTGAACTACACCCTACTCCTCCAGATCCTAGCCGTTGCGATGAGGGATCCCTACGCCCGGAGCCTGGTCCTACGGTACGTTACCTAGCACTACCGCGAGGACCTAAGGAGGATGCTAGAGACGGAGCTGGAGCTGAAACGACTAGAATGGACCCGCGGCTTCGAGGAGTACCTTCGCAGCCCGCCTAAGGGCAGGCCTATAGCGAGGGAGGACACCATAGCATACTACCGTAACCTCTTCAAGCGACACCTAGAGGGCAGGAAGCTATCGAGGCAGCTTGTCGAGGAGGTGTCAGAGTCAAGCAACCAATGGCTGCGGGTCGTGTTCAAGGCACTACGCCAACTACCTCTATACTCGGGGCGAGATTAGCCACCAAACCCTCCACTGGATCCAAGCAAGAGTCCCGGGAAGGCGTACCCCCAAGACTCCCAGGAACCCAGCGGTAGACCTAGAGGAGCTACGCTCAACGCTAGCCTACCTAGCAGGGAACCATGAGAGGTACTATCTCCTCTACAGGCTAATGCTAGAATCCGGCCTGAGGTTCGAGCATGCCCTGCGCCTCCTCGCCTCCCCCATACTGGAGGGTAGCGTGGTCGTATACGACCGTGTCTACCCCAGGCTATACTGTGATGAGGGGAGGGGCTTCTGTAGGCTCTACCTTGGATTCAACCAGGGGGTTAAGAGGGCTGAGTTCGCCTACTTCTCCACCAAGACCCGTAGGCTGGTCGAGGACCTCACACCCTGGAGCGTGCACCGCAGGAGCGTCGAGCGCTACGTCTCAAGGCATGGATTGATGAGGCCTGGGCTCTTGAGGAAGGCCTCTTGGCAGCTGCTTATAGCCTCGGGTGTGCCCCGCGAGGTTGCCCGCTTTATCCATTCTCGCTTCGGCGAGCTCAGGGTCAGCGAGTCATACTACGAGGGCCTGGTGAGGGAGGCAGACCAGTGGTACCCACGCTACCTCAAGCACCTCAAGAGCCTGAACCTGACCTAGCCTCACCCCCGCATATAGAGAGGCTGGGGGACCCATTAGCCCCATACTAATTAGTATTAGGAGGGATTGGGGCTCCCAATACCTTGAGAATACACGACGTAATAGAGCATCTCCACGAAATTAGGAGCTTCGGGGCTCGAAATCAGAGCTGATAATTAATCTCCCTGAAATGGGGCGCTAGACAGGGCTTCCTCCGCACTCGCCTACAGGCTAGAGGCATGGTTGATACACTCTATCATGAATCTGCCTCTCCTGCTTGATTATCTCTCATATTCCTCCCTCAGCCTTCTCCGCAGTGTGGAGTAACCCACTCCCAGCACCCGGGCTACGTCTCTTAGGCTCAGGCCTTTCCCACGGAGCTCCTCGTATTTCTTCCAGTCTATTGGCTTCCTGGGCCTTCCCACACGCTTACCCTCCAGTTTGGCCCTCCTCATGCCCTCCCTTGTACGCTGCCTTAGCAGCTCTCTTTCCCTTTCAGCCGCCCATGCTAGGACTGCTATGACTAGCTTCCTGACCTGGGGGTCTAGGCTCTGTAGGAAGGACTCCCTAGGGCTTACTGGGGGGACTGGGGCTCCCATCTCCTCCAGCTCCTCTACTGCCCTGAGGGTCTCGTAGAAGCTTCTTCCAATCCTTTACAGCTCGTACACAAGGACGGGCAGTGGCTTAACCCTCACCCTCTCAAGGAGCCTCCTATATGCAGGCCTGCCTCTCGGGGAAACCGCGCCGCTCACGCCATGATCCACGAACCATTCCTCTACGCGGAAACCGTGCTCCCGGGCCCATTCGAGTATTGCTATCTTCTGGTTTCCCGGATTCTCGTTATCGAGGCTTACCCGGATGTAGGCGTAGGCGCTCCTAGCCCCGGAACCCTTATGACCATGAGTCGTGATCGGAACCCTCCCATACGGGCGAATGTCCGTAAGGGACCCCTACCGAGCACTCCCATCGAGTTCATCGATAATCTCGTATAGTGCCTGGATTAAGTATGGGCGGAGGGCGGCGTCCGGGAGGTATCCCTGGACGCCTGGGGTTGTAGCTAGTGTTAGGAGCGCTGAGGAGCACGCTTGAGCAAGTAACTCTATGCTAGACCGAGCCCACTTGTTCACTGTCGTTACGCCTAGAGGTGTCTTGGCCCCGAATGTCTGGACCTCAGCCTTGACAACGTTCATCTGCCGGTTATAATAAATCTTGACTATCCTTGTGCCGTCGCCTGTAAGCATTCCCTTGAAGCTGTCAACTCCCCACTTGAGTGGGATGTAGGTTTCGAGCCTCGTCACGCGCCGTGCCCTCTCCATACTGGCCCTGATCGCTAGATCCCACAGGGTGAGCCCATCCTCGGAGGTGATCACTAGGGGATCCCTTCTATATGCGCTCTCCAGCCTAGCATTCTCCACAAGCAACACCGTGGAGGGCCCTC
This DNA window, taken from Hyperthermus butylicus DSM 5456, encodes the following:
- a CDS encoding biotin--[acetyl-CoA-carboxylase] ligase, coding for MLGQLSVLEVYDAIDTTMDATPPRLPAAVAALTQRRGRGRTGAWHSPRGGAWITVFLNAPPDPRLPTAVGGYLAGLLEEFLCGAVHLTVKWPNDVYAGGRKLAGILVEHRAGMLRVGVGVNVYNEPPPGATSLAQLGYGGPLALVYAAIIEAVMRAAEDPAGGVAEAAARDMLWGCRVAIESPEGLVEGVARGITSSGALLVETGEGTVELACCHVKAWSCSNTRPATKSSPAGGD
- the dcd gene encoding dCTP deaminase, which produces MILSDRDIAWYIEKGLLRIDPLLDDTIRENGVDLRLDSEFCRFNPDAPELDTRKPFNREIYYNCVKVDPEQGFTVKPYEHVLATTMETVCLPDDLVGLVNVRSTFARYGIFVPPTVIDAGFCGQITIEIIGSAYPVRLYPGQRFLHVVFVRTTSPVANPYHGKYQGQRGVTPPRPD
- a CDS encoding class II SORL domain-containing protein, with the protein product MAVKPFGEIIYSQERASGEAISKVETHTPRIEAPDTVKAGEPFQVRIRVGPHPSKVEHSIRWIEVYFYEEGRPYNPIHLARIDLAPEYAEPDVTLTLRLKRGGVIYVLEYCNLHGVWEARKEVKVES
- a CDS encoding MFS transporter; translation: MATRVIRMNVAALSLYSLFRGFSVSGYQVLFSAYMRSLGYSMTSIGGAVTVSSLAGALLAPGFGAVIECYGARLTTTLTGLMLVVSLLLLSIPEPGYAAFVASYVLYMLAFSLGQPARSTLLAKSVPGELHGYYTGVTMAVFATARIVGPLTAGWLAARAGYPQAFTVLTLSAAVGVTVFHILSMEPSEPACKNTLQKLRSAYTSALKPHKELRRLYPLLVVDRSGWSLWFPLLSAQLKAVGYTEDQIGALYTASSLLQATTSMVWGRLTDRLGPAKTVASSELLGAAALPLLANPHPWINAAAGMALIGLSIAAWVPAYNKLVAQLARGNLGEAYANANAVRSLAGTPTPTIGGIIYETLGPAALYTLSATLLTTSAAYALKTLDTKTTK
- a CDS encoding integrase yields the protein MSRRCQSQATNGCGSCSRHYANYLYTRGEISHQTLHWIQARVPGRRTPKTPRNPAVDLEELRSTLAYLAGNHERYYLLYRLMLESGLRFEHALRLLASPILEGSVVVYDRVYPRLYCDEGRGFCRLYLGFNQGVKRAEFAYFSTKTRRLVEDLTPWSVHRRSVERYVSRHGLMRPGLLRKASWQLLIASGVPREVARFIHSRFGELRVSESYYEGLVREADQWYPRYLKHLKSLNLT